One Synechococcus sp. JA-2-3B'a(2-13) genomic window carries:
- a CDS encoding RNA recognition motif domain-containing protein, whose protein sequence is MPVRLYVGNLPEEVDRQALEKLFRSAGEVISTKVIRDRKTGKCRGFGFVTVNTEEQAQQYIEKFNGHSFGDVNLRIELAQPRDRGEEGESKTATSEPSSKESRGSKDSRASRDSEAKGSKESAENPAPSKKQRQRGNKGGRSTVVAESEAASEPDPRWASQLQRIKEQLLQVTNS, encoded by the coding sequence ATGCCTGTGCGTCTGTATGTTGGAAATCTGCCGGAAGAGGTGGATCGTCAGGCACTGGAGAAGCTCTTTCGCTCTGCCGGTGAGGTCATTTCCACCAAGGTGATCCGGGATCGGAAGACAGGCAAATGCCGCGGCTTCGGCTTTGTAACGGTGAACACCGAAGAGCAGGCGCAGCAGTACATCGAAAAGTTCAACGGCCACAGCTTTGGGGATGTCAACTTGCGCATTGAGCTCGCCCAGCCGCGCGACCGAGGGGAAGAAGGCGAATCCAAAACAGCGACCTCTGAGCCTTCATCCAAAGAGTCCAGAGGTTCCAAAGATTCCAGAGCGTCCAGAGATTCTGAGGCCAAGGGCTCTAAAGAGTCGGCAGAAAACCCTGCCCCCAGCAAAAAGCAACGCCAGCGCGGCAATAAGGGTGGGCGCTCCACCGTCGTCGCCGAAAGTGAGGCAGCCTCTGAGCCGGATCCCCGCTGGGCCAGCCAGTTGCAGCGGATCAAGGAGCAGCTTCTGCAGGTCACCAATTCCTAA
- a CDS encoding DsbA family protein: protein MHRLVRIFRAWARAGLLFGLTVLLGVGSGASVFLPSAAAAPADLEEQVLQIIRKNPQVILEAVQEYQQRQYQEQQQQQQRLAEEFGRQLRENPRAVIGDSPRLGSDALRLVLVEFSDFQCPFCARAHSTLKQFMADHGDEVTLVYKHLPLTSIHPEAMSAARAAWAAQRQGKFWEFHDELFANQSQLGDGFYVATAEKLGLNIEKFNRDRRSRAAERAIQRDIDLASQLGIGGTPHFILNGIAFSGAQPLEVFEQTLQQAKQAL from the coding sequence ATGCATAGGCTGGTGAGGATTTTTCGCGCTTGGGCTCGAGCTGGGCTTTTGTTCGGGCTGACGGTTCTGCTGGGAGTGGGAAGTGGAGCTTCGGTTTTCCTACCCTCGGCGGCGGCTGCCCCGGCGGATTTGGAAGAGCAAGTGCTGCAGATCATTCGGAAGAACCCCCAGGTGATTCTGGAAGCCGTGCAGGAATACCAGCAGCGACAGTACCAAGAGCAGCAGCAGCAACAGCAGCGGCTGGCAGAAGAATTTGGCCGTCAACTGCGGGAGAACCCACGCGCCGTCATCGGAGATTCCCCTCGACTGGGATCCGACGCTCTGCGGTTGGTGTTGGTGGAGTTCTCCGATTTTCAATGCCCCTTCTGCGCCCGCGCCCACAGCACCCTCAAGCAGTTCATGGCCGACCACGGGGATGAGGTGACCTTGGTGTACAAGCACCTGCCCCTGACCAGCATCCACCCAGAAGCGATGTCGGCTGCCCGGGCTGCTTGGGCCGCCCAACGTCAAGGTAAGTTCTGGGAGTTTCACGACGAGCTGTTTGCCAACCAATCTCAGCTTGGGGATGGGTTTTATGTGGCCACTGCTGAGAAGCTGGGCCTGAATATAGAAAAATTCAATCGGGATCGGCGCAGTCGGGCGGCAGAACGCGCCATTCAGCGAGATATTGACTTGGCCTCTCAACTGGGCATTGGTGGCACTCCCCATTTCATCTTGAACGGCATTGCCTTCTCCGGTGCGCAGCCGCTGGAGGTGTTTGAGCAGACGCTGCAGCAGGCTAAGCAAGCCCTCTAG
- a CDS encoding SPOR domain-containing protein, whose product MNPTGLHLCGGSAEHSIGGGRHLQAHPWHSLAQTSAYASFELSFPQGVNCELWHCGGSPQAQAKTPSRMQRFELPPIPPEEMDPMCNTRQDYGWLKCSVPLLPAQPALFAGSLAAFALVLHAVNGNVLPAALALTRYQVHVLADGAAELAQVRTQVPDAYFVQGDGQVFILAGTFINRSHAQRRQADLERLGLSVRVVSRQETDPPLPPAFPAQAAPSRPAASSKASVPPTPTAPPLDPQRPFATHVPNPTGDPRLEERVRRFFPGATVVQYRGQVALQTGTFSRLSLAQDQARWLTAQGLPAVAVSLVGENAGQDPISNPAQGERYWVLVADPTGEKWPALKQLLEGSLPLIYDDLRVVRTGGFADPAAAAEQVRYLAGQGYEAGIFPADLRRSQPLLQADPVSSSPAQAVPLGEEGGSGFWVVVPAGEEALPKLQQFAPDAFLRGSVIQVGTYRQRANAEQARRSLAEAGFDARILPVE is encoded by the coding sequence GTGAACCCAACTGGGCTGCATCTTTGCGGTGGCAGTGCGGAGCATTCTATCGGTGGTGGGCGGCATCTGCAAGCCCATCCCTGGCACAGCCTTGCCCAAACTTCGGCTTACGCTAGCTTTGAGTTGTCCTTCCCGCAAGGGGTGAACTGCGAGCTCTGGCACTGTGGGGGATCCCCGCAGGCCCAGGCAAAGACTCCATCCCGGATGCAGAGGTTTGAGTTGCCGCCAATCCCGCCAGAGGAGATGGATCCCATGTGCAACACCCGTCAGGACTACGGCTGGCTGAAATGCTCCGTACCCCTGTTGCCAGCGCAACCGGCCCTCTTTGCCGGATCCCTGGCGGCCTTTGCCCTTGTGCTCCACGCCGTTAATGGGAACGTCCTGCCGGCTGCTTTGGCCCTGACCCGTTACCAAGTGCATGTACTGGCGGATGGGGCGGCGGAGTTGGCCCAGGTGCGCACCCAGGTGCCGGATGCCTATTTTGTGCAAGGGGATGGGCAGGTTTTCATTTTGGCGGGGACATTCATCAACCGTAGCCATGCTCAACGCCGTCAGGCCGACTTGGAACGGCTGGGGTTATCGGTGCGGGTGGTGAGCCGCCAAGAGACGGATCCCCCTCTGCCCCCTGCTTTTCCTGCCCAAGCAGCACCCAGCCGCCCTGCTGCCAGCTCAAAAGCCTCTGTGCCGCCGACGCCAACGGCTCCCCCCTTGGATCCCCAGCGTCCCTTTGCCACCCACGTGCCCAACCCCACCGGTGATCCCCGTTTGGAAGAACGGGTGCGCCGCTTCTTTCCAGGAGCCACTGTGGTGCAGTACCGCGGCCAGGTTGCTTTGCAAACGGGAACCTTCTCCCGCCTGTCGTTGGCCCAGGATCAAGCCCGCTGGCTAACCGCTCAGGGGTTACCGGCAGTGGCGGTGTCGCTGGTAGGAGAAAATGCTGGCCAGGATCCCATCTCCAACCCAGCACAAGGAGAGCGCTATTGGGTGTTGGTGGCCGATCCCACCGGGGAGAAATGGCCTGCGCTAAAACAACTCCTAGAGGGATCCCTGCCCTTGATCTACGATGACCTGCGGGTGGTGCGCACAGGTGGGTTTGCCGACCCTGCTGCTGCCGCCGAGCAGGTGCGTTACTTGGCCGGCCAAGGCTATGAAGCGGGGATCTTCCCCGCCGATCTGCGCCGCTCTCAGCCTCTTTTGCAAGCGGATCCCGTCTCCTCCTCGCCTGCCCAGGCTGTTCCTCTTGGGGAAGAAGGTGGCAGCGGATTTTGGGTGGTGGTGCCGGCTGGGGAAGAGGCCCTACCCAAGCTGCAACAGTTTGCCCCTGATGCCTTCCTGCGGGGCTCAGTGATTCAGGTGGGCACCTACCGGCAACGGGCCAACGCCGAACAGGCGCGGCGCTCTCTGGCCGAAGCAGGGTTCGATGCCCGCATCCTGCCCGTGGAGTAG
- the recJ gene encoding single-stranded-DNA-specific exonuclease RecJ, producing the protein MAGIPAQRWLFHPVDKLAAQSLAEAVGISPILAQILLNRGLSSPAAVQQYLQPDPAHLPPPSRDFADLPLAVDLLDGAIRRQEPIAICGDYDADGMTSTALLLRALQDAPVHYRIPSRMTEGYGLNSRMVQELHREGVRLILTVDNGISAHEPIQLAKALGLTVIVTDHHDLPPQLPPADAILNPKQLPVSSPYRGMAGVGVAYLLAQALAERRGDGHLQRVALELFTVGTIADLAPLTGVNRLWVRQGLHLLPTSQVAGIRALLQVMGMQGSLEGLRPEWIGFGLGPRINAVGRIGRARMGIQLLTTDDPLQAEKLARRCERLNQVRQQMCGRIEAEALEQIAQQGRDLQQERVLTILGSPQRRWHKGVIGIVASRLAERFGCPVFIGSQSRQGEISGSARQGIPEFDVFQALEFCKDLFTKHGGHPAAGGFSLRAEDWPFFEERLRQFAQQQLQPEQIQPLVQIDAEVSLSDLTLDLYRELQHLQPCGIGNPEPVFYSRNLQVLQQQRFGPVPGHLKLLLRDPALPTQRSHGLRATRTESSCPGRSDSAVKTSSYDTDGLSLGNALGNTLANGSAVGSTNPRPQRPLWAIRWRGAETHPLPERVDVAYTLKAKTWQGETQLELEIVGIQPAQEAATAGNPPLEKTAPRTPDGSKSPISPASLDATPPMPNSKPSTGSQRGTEPSPLLIWRPTPQPTQPLRWQAVDRFSVLWPQAQGTILFYGFRRPSLVLSSRPTARYRERRYLTLHYDRPQAGHRYDQLWLWSWPPSLDHLKWLLCCTPSSELLIAVHQQAVPLPSAASLQRQLRQYLQTHSQVDLLRLAQQWWLSPAVLVAGLRSLGYACPDFGPTGSLGEELEAQQAWYSSSWQQVAALLQRSHLDSSAAEAHGD; encoded by the coding sequence ATGGCCGGGATCCCTGCTCAACGCTGGCTGTTTCATCCGGTGGACAAGTTGGCTGCCCAGAGCTTGGCCGAGGCAGTGGGGATCTCGCCCATATTGGCTCAGATCTTACTCAATCGCGGGCTCTCCAGCCCTGCTGCCGTGCAGCAGTACCTGCAGCCGGATCCCGCCCACCTGCCCCCACCCAGCCGGGATTTTGCCGATTTGCCCCTGGCGGTGGACTTGCTGGACGGGGCGATTCGCCGACAAGAGCCCATTGCCATTTGCGGCGACTACGATGCCGACGGCATGACCAGCACGGCCCTGCTGCTGCGGGCTTTGCAGGACGCTCCAGTGCATTACCGCATCCCCAGCCGCATGACGGAGGGCTATGGCCTCAACAGCCGCATGGTGCAAGAGCTGCACCGAGAGGGGGTGCGCCTCATTCTCACCGTGGACAACGGCATCTCCGCCCACGAGCCCATCCAACTGGCCAAAGCTCTAGGCTTGACAGTGATCGTGACGGATCACCACGACTTGCCGCCCCAGTTGCCCCCTGCCGATGCCATCCTCAATCCCAAGCAGCTCCCCGTTTCTTCTCCCTATCGGGGGATGGCCGGGGTGGGAGTTGCCTACCTCCTGGCCCAGGCGCTGGCCGAGCGCCGTGGTGATGGCCATCTGCAGCGGGTGGCCCTGGAACTGTTTACTGTGGGCACCATTGCCGATCTGGCGCCGCTGACGGGGGTTAACCGCCTTTGGGTGCGGCAGGGGCTGCACCTCTTGCCCACCTCCCAGGTGGCAGGGATCCGCGCCCTTCTGCAGGTGATGGGCATGCAGGGATCCCTGGAGGGGCTGCGGCCTGAGTGGATTGGGTTTGGCCTGGGGCCGCGCATCAATGCCGTTGGGCGAATTGGCCGGGCGAGAATGGGGATCCAGTTGCTGACCACCGACGATCCCCTGCAAGCAGAGAAACTGGCCCGCCGCTGCGAGCGGCTCAACCAGGTGCGGCAGCAGATGTGCGGGCGCATCGAGGCAGAAGCCCTAGAGCAAATTGCCCAGCAAGGCCGGGATTTGCAGCAGGAACGGGTATTGACGATTTTGGGATCCCCTCAGCGGAGATGGCATAAAGGGGTGATCGGCATTGTGGCCTCGCGGTTGGCAGAGCGTTTTGGCTGTCCGGTGTTCATCGGCAGCCAGTCGCGGCAAGGGGAGATCAGTGGCTCGGCGCGGCAGGGGATCCCCGAGTTTGACGTGTTTCAAGCGTTGGAGTTTTGCAAGGATCTGTTCACCAAGCACGGCGGCCACCCCGCTGCCGGGGGATTTAGCCTGAGAGCAGAAGACTGGCCTTTTTTTGAAGAACGGTTGCGGCAGTTTGCCCAACAGCAGTTGCAGCCGGAGCAGATCCAGCCGCTGGTGCAAATCGATGCCGAAGTGTCGCTGTCAGATCTCACCCTTGACCTCTATCGAGAGCTGCAGCATCTGCAGCCCTGTGGCATCGGCAATCCTGAGCCGGTCTTCTACAGCCGCAACCTGCAGGTTCTGCAACAGCAGCGATTTGGCCCAGTTCCCGGCCACCTGAAGCTGCTGCTCCGGGATCCTGCTCTCCCTACGCAACGCTCCCATGGGTTACGTGCTACTCGGACGGAGTCCTCTTGTCCGGGCAGGAGCGACTCAGCTGTCAAAACCTCCAGTTACGACACTGATGGGTTATCGCTGGGCAACGCTTTGGGCAACACTTTGGCGAACGGGTCAGCAGTGGGGAGCACAAACCCGAGGCCACAGCGCCCCCTCTGGGCTATCCGTTGGCGGGGAGCGGAAACCCATCCGCTGCCGGAGCGAGTTGATGTAGCCTACACGCTCAAGGCCAAAACATGGCAGGGAGAAACCCAACTGGAGCTGGAAATTGTCGGGATCCAACCTGCCCAAGAGGCTGCCACTGCCGGCAACCCCCCTCTCGAGAAAACAGCGCCCCGCACCCCTGATGGGAGCAAGTCTCCCATCTCCCCCGCCTCTCTGGATGCCACTCCTCCCATGCCCAACTCCAAGCCCTCGACTGGCTCCCAGAGGGGGACAGAGCCCTCACCTCTGTTGATCTGGCGCCCCACCCCCCAGCCCACCCAGCCTTTGCGTTGGCAAGCTGTAGACCGATTTTCTGTCCTCTGGCCTCAGGCGCAGGGAACCATCCTGTTCTACGGCTTCCGCCGCCCCTCGCTGGTCTTGTCTTCAAGGCCTACGGCCCGCTATCGCGAACGGCGGTACCTGACTCTCCACTACGACCGTCCCCAAGCCGGCCACCGCTATGATCAACTCTGGTTGTGGAGCTGGCCCCCTTCTCTGGATCACCTCAAGTGGCTGCTCTGTTGCACCCCCAGCAGCGAGCTGTTGATTGCCGTCCATCAGCAAGCGGTGCCCCTGCCCTCCGCTGCCAGCTTGCAACGCCAGCTCCGCCAATACCTGCAAACCCACAGCCAGGTGGATCTGCTGCGCTTGGCCCAGCAGTGGTGGCTGTCTCCGGCAGTGTTGGTGGCAGGATTACGCTCCCTGGGGTATGCCTGCCCGGATTTTGGCCCCACGGGATCCCTCGGCGAAGAACTGGAAGCCCAGCAAGCTTGGTACAGCAGCTCCTGGCAGCAGGTTGCCGCCCTGCTTCAGCGATCCCACCTGGATTCTTCTGCTGCAGAGGCCCATGGGGATTAA
- a CDS encoding metallophosphoesterase family protein yields MGIKLLLGSDYHGSPRLIRQALAHLPEVDAYINCGDFCSKAGKPSRKATQGFHPAAQAEVVHLQSFLAAVESLGKPWLFLPGNHDPAASVLNSLVGCWGRAITQSCCFEWLGLQVLAVPWTPPCGWSWSLTSAHLQELLTLYSQPPRPIDLLLTHAPPRGFLDEGGKWYHRRTPTLRPLLEQVQPRYYICGHMHWDGGKVERWGSTLVINTALHNMVLEIH; encoded by the coding sequence ATGGGGATTAAACTGCTGCTCGGCTCCGACTACCACGGCAGCCCTCGGCTGATCCGGCAGGCCCTTGCCCATCTGCCGGAGGTGGATGCTTACATCAACTGTGGGGATTTCTGTTCCAAGGCCGGCAAACCTTCCCGCAAGGCCACCCAGGGCTTTCATCCGGCAGCCCAAGCAGAGGTGGTTCATCTGCAATCCTTTTTGGCGGCAGTGGAGAGCCTGGGCAAACCCTGGCTCTTTTTACCTGGCAACCACGATCCAGCAGCTTCGGTTTTGAATTCGCTGGTTGGCTGTTGGGGGCGGGCCATCACCCAGTCCTGCTGCTTTGAGTGGCTGGGGTTACAGGTTTTGGCTGTGCCCTGGACTCCCCCCTGTGGTTGGAGCTGGTCTCTCACCTCCGCCCATTTGCAGGAGCTGCTCACCCTCTACAGTCAGCCCCCCCGGCCCATTGACCTGCTGCTCACCCACGCTCCGCCGCGAGGCTTTTTGGATGAAGGCGGGAAGTGGTATCACCGTCGCACACCCACCTTGCGCCCCCTTTTGGAACAGGTGCAGCCCCGCTACTACATCTGCGGACACATGCACTGGGATGGGGGCAAGGTAGAGCGATGGGGATCCACCCTGGTGATTAACACAGCCCTGCACAACATGGTTCTCGAGATCCATTAG
- the rdgB gene encoding RdgB/HAM1 family non-canonical purine NTP pyrophosphatase, with the protein MTRPLILASSSPGKWREFNAFFQAHAPAWELRRMPSEIEVEETGTTFAENALLKARAVAKSLGEWAIADDSGLAVEALGGVPGIRSARYAPNDAARIERLLREMEGIPNRRATFHCAIALVDPQGVVHALVEGVCSGEILTQPRGEGGFGYDPLFWVPEVGLTFAEMSPAQKEAIGHRGRALRALKAQLPLLEKRMGWLGSQE; encoded by the coding sequence ATGACCCGTCCTTTGATCTTGGCCAGCAGTAGCCCCGGCAAATGGCGCGAGTTCAATGCCTTTTTCCAGGCCCATGCCCCTGCTTGGGAGCTGCGCCGCATGCCCTCAGAAATTGAGGTGGAAGAAACCGGCACCACCTTTGCCGAAAATGCCCTTCTCAAAGCCAGAGCCGTGGCCAAGTCTCTGGGGGAGTGGGCCATTGCCGACGATTCCGGCCTAGCGGTAGAAGCCCTTGGCGGCGTCCCTGGGATCCGCTCGGCTCGCTATGCCCCCAACGATGCTGCCCGCATCGAGCGGTTGCTCAGGGAAATGGAAGGGATCCCAAATCGCCGAGCCACCTTTCACTGCGCCATCGCCCTGGTGGATCCCCAAGGTGTAGTGCATGCCCTGGTGGAAGGGGTATGCTCGGGAGAGATCTTGACCCAGCCGCGGGGAGAGGGGGGGTTTGGCTATGACCCCCTGTTTTGGGTGCCCGAAGTGGGGCTAACCTTTGCCGAGATGAGCCCAGCTCAAAAAGAGGCCATCGGCCACCGAGGCCGAGCCTTGCGCGCCTTGAAAGCGCAGTTGCCTCTCCTGGAGAAGCGTATGGGCTGGCTTGGATCCCAGGAATAG
- the tmk gene encoding dTMP kinase: MFITLEGGEGVGKTTQQALLVERLRQEGYACLCTREPGGTALGKTLRELLLHGDPFSPLAELLLYAADRAEHVSKVIAPALAAGQVVVCDRFTDSTLAYQGYGRGLDLEKIRQLNHLATGGLQPHLTLWLDLPPEVGLARAKARDRLEQERLEFHRRVYQGFQALAAAEPQRIVRISAQGSPAEVAARLWSVVEPRLPLATAGREP, from the coding sequence GTGTTCATCACCCTAGAAGGCGGGGAAGGGGTGGGCAAAACCACCCAACAGGCCCTCTTGGTTGAGCGGCTGCGCCAAGAAGGCTACGCTTGCCTGTGTACCCGCGAGCCGGGGGGCACGGCGCTGGGCAAAACGCTGCGGGAGCTGTTGCTGCACGGGGATCCCTTTAGTCCTCTGGCGGAGTTGCTCCTGTACGCGGCGGATCGGGCTGAACACGTGAGCAAAGTCATCGCGCCGGCTCTGGCGGCAGGGCAGGTGGTGGTTTGTGACCGCTTTACCGATTCCACCCTGGCCTACCAGGGCTACGGTCGGGGGCTGGACTTGGAGAAGATCCGCCAGCTCAACCACTTAGCCACCGGCGGGTTGCAGCCGCACCTCACCCTGTGGCTGGATCTTCCACCAGAGGTGGGACTGGCGCGGGCAAAGGCTCGCGACAGGCTTGAACAAGAACGCCTGGAGTTCCACCGCCGCGTCTACCAAGGGTTCCAGGCTCTGGCTGCCGCCGAACCACAGCGGATTGTCCGCATTTCAGCCCAGGGATCCCCCGCAGAGGTGGCTGCCCGCCTCTGGTCAGTGGTCGAACCCCGCCTACCACTTGCGACAGCAGGCCGGGAGCCCTAG